A single Altererythrobacter sp. BO-6 DNA region contains:
- a CDS encoding lipoyl domain-containing protein, with translation MAEEIRIPKLGMSATEVTLAEWMFGDGEQVNKGDIIYTAETDKTTVEIEAQASGIIRPTGEEGVRYKVGDLIGTIE, from the coding sequence ATGGCTGAGGAAATCCGCATCCCCAAGCTGGGCATGAGCGCGACCGAAGTGACGCTGGCCGAATGGATGTTCGGCGACGGCGAGCAGGTCAACAAGGGTGACATCATCTACACCGCCGAGACCGACAAGACGACGGTGGAGATCGAGGCGCAGGCTTCCGGCATTATCCGCCCGACCGGCGAAGAGGGCGTCAGGTACAAGGTCGGCGACCTCATCGGCACAATCGAGTGA
- a CDS encoding nuclear transport factor 2 family protein, producing the protein MTPREIQAAVYVAAGARDWEKVESLLHPDFVLYEAGCLPFAGEWRGKDGLQRCAAAMYGTWAEAKVDIHDITGGDTHAVTVLTLTMTPKGGGETFSQTVCEMGEFEDGLMKSLKIHYFDAEEVSRRAKS; encoded by the coding sequence ATGACGCCAAGGGAGATCCAGGCTGCCGTCTATGTCGCCGCAGGAGCGCGCGACTGGGAGAAGGTCGAATCGCTGCTGCACCCCGATTTCGTGCTCTACGAGGCCGGTTGCCTGCCGTTTGCGGGCGAATGGCGCGGCAAGGACGGGCTGCAGCGCTGTGCGGCGGCAATGTATGGCACCTGGGCCGAAGCCAAGGTCGACATTCATGACATAACCGGCGGCGATACCCACGCTGTGACGGTGCTGACGCTGACCATGACGCCCAAAGGCGGCGGCGAAACCTTCAGCCAGACCGTGTGCGAAATGGGCGAGTTTGAAGACGGGCTGATGAAGAGCCTCAAGATCCACTATTTCGACGCGGAAGAGGTTTCGCGCAGAGCGAAGAGCTGA
- a CDS encoding alpha-ketoacid dehydrogenase subunit beta — MGKITMTQALNLAIDEAMAEDPGVFCLGEDVSAKQGGGVFKVTSGLTEKYGEHRIRATPISETAIIGAAVGAALAGQRPIAEIMLMNFVGVCMDQIVNHAAKLRFMSGGQTPCPIVIRTTTGVGVGFGGQHSDMLEAWFAHVAGLHVVTPSNPADARGLMRASIDANDPVIFIENILCYGLQSEDPGPGYRVPLGKAAIAREGSDLSIITYGRTVLDALDVAGELEKEGISVEVVDLRTIAPYDEATVLASVRKTGRALTLHEAVRPFGTGAEIAANIQEKCWDDLKGPVRRIGGTFSAVPFASHLEQAWIPTKAEIVEQIKASVGKP; from the coding sequence ATGGGTAAAATCACCATGACACAGGCGCTGAACCTCGCGATCGACGAGGCGATGGCCGAAGACCCGGGCGTGTTCTGCCTGGGTGAGGACGTGTCGGCCAAGCAGGGCGGCGGGGTGTTCAAGGTCACTTCCGGCCTGACCGAGAAATATGGCGAGCACCGCATCCGCGCGACGCCGATTTCCGAAACTGCGATCATCGGCGCGGCGGTGGGTGCGGCGCTCGCGGGCCAGCGCCCGATCGCCGAGATCATGCTGATGAACTTCGTCGGCGTGTGCATGGACCAGATCGTCAACCACGCCGCCAAGCTGCGCTTCATGTCGGGCGGGCAGACGCCGTGCCCGATCGTGATCCGCACCACCACCGGTGTCGGTGTAGGCTTTGGCGGGCAGCATTCGGACATGCTGGAGGCATGGTTTGCCCATGTCGCGGGCCTGCATGTTGTCACGCCCAGCAATCCGGCCGATGCGCGCGGGCTGATGCGCGCCAGCATCGACGCCAACGACCCGGTGATCTTCATCGAGAATATCCTGTGCTACGGCCTCCAGTCGGAAGATCCCGGCCCGGGCTACCGCGTCCCGCTGGGCAAGGCGGCGATCGCGCGTGAAGGCAGCGACCTTTCGATCATCACCTATGGCCGCACCGTGCTCGATGCGCTCGACGTGGCGGGCGAGCTTGAGAAGGAAGGCATCTCGGTTGAAGTCGTCGACCTGCGCACCATCGCGCCATATGACGAGGCAACCGTGCTCGCTTCGGTCCGCAAGACCGGCCGCGCACTGACGCTGCACGAAGCCGTGCGGCCGTTCGGCACCGGCGCGGAAATCGCTGCCAATATCCAGGAAAAGTGCTGGGATGATCTCAAGGGTCCGGTGCGCCGGATCGGCGGGACATTCTCGGCCGTGCCCTTCGCGTCGCATCTCGAACAGGCCTGGATCCCGACCAAGGCGGAAATCGTCGAACAGATCAAGGCGAGCGTAGGAAAACCCTGA
- a CDS encoding NmrA family NAD(P)-binding protein, which translates to MAIKKVCVLGAPADQGQPLVAELLGAGFEVTAGVRRPDAMKDTPWPDLPTVHADITDVDAMAAAFAGQDAAAFHLPFEFDRAKAGHFGKCIAEGAKRAGLKKIVFNTACYVADHDLELSAHDGRRDIERALEETGIPCVFIEPTVFMDNQYRIWTRPAIMRDGIFAYPAKPDLLINWVCLEDVAQAMRRALQTDAADGMHVPLGGPEALTGDQVAANLSQAIGRPVRFQSLAPEEFAARMSELVTGSREVQPLSIYDGMAKFYAFYNTQPVSPLLVDPQDARDLLGMKHTSHLDWAKSKDWNAGLEGLF; encoded by the coding sequence ATGGCGATCAAGAAAGTCTGCGTGCTCGGTGCGCCTGCCGATCAGGGGCAGCCGCTGGTCGCCGAGCTGCTCGGTGCGGGCTTCGAAGTTACCGCCGGTGTGCGCCGCCCCGATGCGATGAAGGACACGCCCTGGCCTGATTTGCCGACGGTGCACGCCGATATCACAGATGTGGATGCCATGGCCGCCGCCTTTGCCGGCCAGGATGCCGCCGCCTTCCACCTGCCGTTCGAATTCGACCGCGCCAAGGCCGGGCATTTCGGCAAGTGCATTGCCGAAGGGGCGAAGCGCGCCGGGCTGAAGAAGATCGTGTTCAACACGGCATGCTACGTCGCAGACCACGACCTTGAACTGAGCGCGCATGACGGGCGACGCGATATCGAGCGCGCGCTTGAGGAAACCGGTATCCCATGCGTGTTCATCGAGCCGACCGTGTTCATGGACAACCAGTACCGCATCTGGACCCGTCCCGCGATCATGCGCGACGGAATCTTCGCTTATCCCGCCAAGCCGGACCTGCTGATCAACTGGGTGTGCCTGGAGGATGTGGCGCAGGCGATGCGCCGCGCGCTGCAGACCGATGCCGCCGATGGCATGCACGTTCCTTTGGGCGGGCCGGAAGCGCTGACGGGCGATCAGGTGGCGGCAAACCTGTCACAAGCGATCGGCCGCCCGGTGCGCTTCCAGAGCCTTGCGCCGGAGGAGTTCGCCGCGCGGATGAGCGAGCTCGTCACCGGCTCGCGCGAGGTCCAGCCGCTCAGCATCTATGACGGCATGGCCAAGTTCTATGCCTTCTATAATACCCAGCCGGTCTCGCCGCTGCTGGTCGATCCGCAGGACGCGCGGGACTTGCTGGGGATGAAGCACACAAGCCACCTCGACTGGGCCAAGTCGAAAGACTGGAACGCAGGCCTTGAAGGTCTCTTTTAG
- a CDS encoding bifunctional riboflavin kinase/FAD synthetase codes for MRWLDHREPMPAALRGAVIALGNFDGFHKGHQAVAGEAIRWAHKEGRPSIIATFDPHPVRFFRPDVPPFRLTTLEQRQELYLAAGATAMLVFHFDKELASTSAEDFIAEILVKRFGAHGVVTGGDFTFGQGAKGNVELLRTLGGELGLASRVVDAVEDATGVVSSSRIREALREGDPETATSLLTRPFAIRGIVEHGDKRGRDLGYPTANLSIDKYLRPRYGIYAVTGRILATGQVLNGAASIGVRPQFTPPKELLEPHFFDFSGDLYGQEIEVAFHHFLRPEAKFDSLDALVVQMDKDCEEARRLLSARAR; via the coding sequence ATGAGGTGGCTCGATCACCGCGAACCCATGCCCGCGGCATTGCGCGGCGCAGTGATCGCGCTCGGCAATTTCGACGGTTTTCACAAGGGCCATCAGGCTGTGGCGGGCGAGGCGATCCGCTGGGCGCACAAGGAAGGGCGCCCGTCGATCATCGCCACCTTCGATCCGCATCCGGTGCGCTTCTTCCGCCCCGATGTACCGCCGTTCCGCCTGACCACGCTGGAACAGCGGCAGGAGCTTTACCTGGCCGCCGGGGCTACCGCGATGCTGGTGTTCCATTTCGACAAGGAGCTGGCGAGCACCAGCGCGGAAGATTTTATCGCCGAAATCCTCGTCAAGCGCTTCGGCGCGCATGGTGTCGTGACCGGCGGCGATTTCACCTTCGGCCAGGGCGCGAAGGGCAATGTCGAACTGCTGCGCACCCTTGGCGGCGAATTGGGCCTGGCCAGCCGCGTGGTCGACGCGGTCGAGGATGCGACTGGCGTCGTTTCTTCCAGCCGCATCCGCGAAGCGCTGCGCGAAGGCGACCCCGAAACCGCAACCAGCCTGCTGACCCGCCCCTTCGCCATCCGCGGCATCGTCGAGCATGGCGACAAGCGCGGGCGCGACCTCGGCTATCCCACCGCCAACCTGTCGATCGACAAATATCTGCGCCCCCGATACGGCATTTATGCGGTGACCGGGCGCATCCTTGCCACCGGCCAAGTGCTGAACGGCGCGGCCAGCATCGGCGTGCGCCCGCAATTCACCCCGCCCAAGGAACTGCTCGAACCGCATTTCTTCGACTTCTCCGGCGATCTCTACGGGCAAGAGATCGAAGTCGCCTTCCACCACTTCCTGCGGCCCGAAGCGAAGTTCGACAGCCTCGATGCGCTGGTCGTGCAGATGGACAAGGATTGCGAGGAAGCGCGAAGGCTTCTAAGCGCCCGCGCAAGATGA
- a CDS encoding SDR family NAD(P)-dependent oxidoreductase produces the protein MSGFSFDLTGRTALVTGASSGLGARFGRLLAGSGANVALGARRADRLQSLAEEIGERACPVQMDVAREADIIAGYDLAEAAFGTTIDTVVANAGIDGAGMIDQMPEDEIEHTLNVNLKGAILTAREGARRMMAAGITKGRIVMIASITAFEPSPGLVAYSASKAGVVQAARSMAREWARRGISINTISPGYIRTAINDEWFETEPGKKQIARFPRKRLMGEEGLDAVLLMLCSDAAEFITGTDFVLDDGQTL, from the coding sequence GTGAGCGGATTTTCGTTCGACCTCACCGGGCGCACTGCGCTCGTCACCGGCGCGTCATCCGGGCTTGGGGCACGTTTCGGGCGATTGCTGGCAGGATCTGGCGCGAATGTCGCGCTGGGGGCACGGCGCGCGGACCGCCTGCAATCGCTGGCCGAGGAGATCGGCGAACGCGCCTGCCCGGTCCAGATGGATGTCGCGCGCGAAGCCGACATCATCGCGGGCTATGACCTGGCCGAGGCCGCCTTTGGCACAACGATAGACACGGTCGTTGCCAATGCCGGGATCGACGGCGCAGGCATGATCGACCAGATGCCCGAGGACGAGATCGAACACACACTCAACGTCAACCTCAAGGGCGCGATCCTGACCGCGCGCGAGGGCGCCAGACGCATGATGGCGGCGGGAATAACCAAGGGGCGGATCGTGATGATCGCTTCGATCACCGCGTTCGAGCCTTCGCCCGGCCTCGTCGCCTATTCCGCCAGCAAGGCGGGTGTGGTGCAGGCGGCGCGCAGCATGGCGCGCGAATGGGCGCGGCGCGGCATCTCCATCAATACGATCTCGCCCGGCTATATCCGCACCGCCATCAACGATGAATGGTTCGAGACCGAGCCGGGCAAGAAGCAGATCGCGCGCTTCCCGCGAAAACGCCTGATGGGCGAGGAAGGGCTTGATGCCGTGCTGCTGATGCTGTGTTCCGATGCGGCGGAGTTCATCACCGGCACGGACTTTGTGCTGGATGACGGGCAGACGCTTTAG
- a CDS encoding thiamine pyrophosphate-dependent dehydrogenase E1 component subunit alpha → MAEIDREKLLDIYTRTMKVNRTDEKFRQLLMQGKVAVMYYCVRGQELVSAAAMAALEKDDYVVCTYRGQGEQTAKGIPIEKWWGECLGKATGTCKGKGGTMHITDPETGIMVTTGVVGSGLPIANGLAMASQNNGDGRVTLVSFGDGAANIGGFHEAMNMAELYKLPVVFLCQNNRYGEHTAYADHTHSKNIASRAAGYGMKGVTVDGNNVHEIYPAVKEAVDRARRGEGPTLVEAMCYRMMGHFFGSDFSYMPPEHIEEMKREDPLPKLRKVMLEHQFTEEELDRIVADIDAEIDAAVQHALDAPLPDTAEIYRDVLEEVN, encoded by the coding sequence ATGGCTGAAATCGACCGCGAGAAACTGCTCGATATCTACACCCGCACGATGAAGGTGAACCGCACCGACGAGAAATTCCGCCAGTTGCTGATGCAGGGCAAGGTTGCGGTGATGTATTACTGCGTGCGCGGGCAGGAGCTGGTTTCTGCCGCCGCCATGGCCGCGCTGGAGAAAGACGATTACGTCGTCTGCACCTATCGCGGACAGGGCGAGCAGACCGCCAAGGGCATTCCGATCGAGAAATGGTGGGGCGAATGCCTGGGCAAGGCGACCGGCACCTGCAAGGGCAAGGGCGGCACGATGCACATCACCGATCCTGAAACGGGGATCATGGTGACGACCGGGGTGGTCGGATCGGGCCTGCCGATTGCCAATGGTCTTGCCATGGCGAGCCAGAACAATGGCGACGGGCGGGTCACGCTGGTCAGCTTTGGGGATGGCGCGGCCAATATCGGCGGCTTTCACGAGGCAATGAATATGGCCGAGCTCTACAAGCTGCCGGTGGTCTTCCTGTGCCAGAACAACCGCTATGGCGAACACACCGCCTATGCCGATCACACCCATAGCAAGAACATCGCATCGCGCGCGGCGGGTTACGGGATGAAGGGTGTAACGGTTGACGGGAACAATGTGCATGAGATCTACCCGGCGGTGAAGGAGGCGGTTGACCGCGCGCGCCGCGGCGAAGGGCCGACGCTGGTCGAGGCGATGTGCTATCGCATGATGGGCCACTTCTTCGGCTCCGACTTCTCCTACATGCCGCCCGAACATATCGAGGAGATGAAGCGCGAGGATCCCTTGCCCAAGCTGCGCAAGGTGATGCTGGAGCACCAGTTCACCGAGGAAGAGCTCGACAGGATCGTCGCCGATATCGATGCGGAAATCGATGCCGCGGTCCAGCACGCGCTCGATGCGCCGCTGCCGGATACCGCTGAAATCTATCGTGACGTGCTCGAGGAGGTGAACTGA
- a CDS encoding 5-(carboxyamino)imidazole ribonucleotide synthase, with amino-acid sequence MLPLGSTIGILGGGQLGRMMAMAAAQLGYRVIGYAPPGDNVMDEVCADFFANGWGDKAALAAFAAKCDVVTWEFENVPLSAVAAIPESRLCPHPRALETAQDRLKEKRFVEGLGGKPAPYMSVDSDRDLAMAMERIGAPGILKTARDGYDGKGQWRIGSLRDADSVRFPGKPCVYEGMVDFLAEFSVILVRAADGEVRFWDSTANVHRGGMLATSTLPAGDVIEAQVPAAREIARQTAEALNYVGVLTLEFFATADGPVFNEMAPRVHNSGHWTIEGAATSQFENHIRAVCTLPLGSTETRFETIELRNIVGPEALDAYAILAEDGEAHLHLYGKKEAREGRKMGHVTRVGKARA; translated from the coding sequence ATGCTTCCACTCGGCTCCACCATCGGCATTCTCGGCGGCGGCCAGCTTGGCCGGATGATGGCCATGGCCGCAGCGCAGCTGGGCTATCGCGTGATCGGCTATGCCCCGCCCGGCGACAATGTGATGGACGAGGTCTGCGCCGATTTCTTCGCCAATGGCTGGGGTGACAAGGCGGCGCTGGCCGCCTTTGCCGCCAAATGCGACGTTGTGACCTGGGAATTCGAGAACGTGCCGCTGTCGGCGGTCGCGGCGATCCCCGAAAGCCGGTTGTGCCCGCATCCGCGCGCGCTCGAGACCGCGCAGGACCGGCTGAAGGAAAAGCGCTTCGTCGAAGGGCTGGGCGGGAAGCCCGCCCCCTATATGTCGGTCGATTCCGACCGTGACCTGGCGATGGCGATGGAGCGGATCGGCGCGCCCGGCATCCTCAAGACCGCGCGCGACGGCTATGACGGCAAGGGCCAGTGGCGGATCGGCTCGCTGCGCGATGCCGACAGCGTGCGCTTCCCCGGCAAGCCCTGCGTCTATGAAGGCATGGTCGATTTCCTCGCCGAATTCTCCGTGATCCTGGTTCGTGCGGCGGACGGCGAAGTGCGGTTCTGGGATTCGACCGCCAATGTCCATCGCGGCGGCATGCTGGCCACCTCCACCCTACCCGCCGGCGACGTGATCGAGGCGCAGGTTCCCGCAGCGCGCGAGATCGCCCGCCAGACCGCCGAAGCGCTCAATTATGTCGGCGTGCTGACGCTGGAGTTTTTCGCCACGGCGGATGGCCCGGTGTTCAACGAAATGGCGCCGCGGGTGCACAATTCGGGGCACTGGACGATCGAAGGCGCTGCCACCAGCCAGTTCGAGAACCACATTCGCGCGGTTTGCACCCTGCCGCTGGGCTCGACCGAGACCCGCTTCGAGACGATCGAGCTGCGCAACATCGTCGGCCCGGAAGCGCTCGACGCCTATGCCATCCTGGCCGAAGACGGCGAGGCGCATCTGCACCTCTATGGCAAGAAGGAAGCGCGCGAAGGGCGCAAGATGGGCCATGTTACGAGAGTTGGCAAAGCCCGCGCCTGA
- the purE gene encoding 5-(carboxyamino)imidazole ribonucleotide mutase, which yields MGRVAIVMGSQSDWPTMQRAAEVLDELEVEYEARIVSAHRTPDRMSAFAKGAEGEGFDVIIAGAGGAAHLPGMIAAMTHLPVLGVPVQSKALKGMDSLLSIVQMPAGVPVGTLAIGEAGATNAGLLAAAILALSDEELSDRLQDWRAARTAAVAEHPDG from the coding sequence ATGGGACGTGTCGCTATCGTGATGGGCAGCCAGTCGGACTGGCCGACCATGCAGCGCGCCGCCGAGGTGCTCGACGAGCTGGAAGTCGAATACGAAGCGCGGATCGTTTCCGCGCATCGCACGCCGGACCGGATGAGCGCCTTTGCCAAAGGCGCCGAGGGCGAAGGCTTCGACGTGATCATCGCAGGCGCAGGCGGCGCCGCGCATCTGCCGGGCATGATCGCCGCGATGACGCATCTACCGGTGCTGGGCGTGCCGGTGCAGTCCAAGGCGCTCAAAGGCATGGATAGCCTGCTTTCGATCGTGCAGATGCCCGCCGGTGTCCCGGTCGGCACGCTGGCGATCGGCGAAGCGGGCGCGACCAATGCGGGCCTGCTGGCGGCGGCGATCCTGGCGCTGAGCGATGAGGAATTGTCCGACCGGCTGCAGGACTGGCGCGCCGCGCGCACTGCCGCGGTGGCGGAGCATCCGGACGGCTGA
- the gpmA gene encoding 2,3-diphosphoglycerate-dependent phosphoglycerate mutase, whose product MPKLILVRHGQSQWNLENRFTGWWDVDLTERGVEEAMAAGALMKDKGVLPTRAFTSVQTRAIRTLHLALHQAGRLWIPETKDWRLNERHYGGLTGLDKQETRDKHGDEQVHIWRRSFDVPPPVLEPGSKYDLSSDPRYAGIDIPRTESLKLTIERVLPYWQSDILPVLSRGETVIISAHGNSLRALVKHLSDISDEDITELEIPTGQPIIYDFDNAMVPGERYYLKDS is encoded by the coding sequence ATGCCCAAGCTCATCCTCGTCCGCCACGGCCAGAGCCAGTGGAACCTCGAAAACCGTTTCACCGGCTGGTGGGACGTCGACCTGACCGAGCGCGGCGTGGAAGAGGCGATGGCCGCCGGCGCGCTGATGAAGGACAAGGGCGTGCTGCCCACCCGCGCCTTCACTTCGGTCCAGACCCGCGCGATCCGCACGCTCCACCTGGCGCTGCATCAGGCCGGGCGCCTGTGGATCCCGGAAACCAAGGACTGGCGCCTTAACGAACGGCACTATGGCGGGCTGACCGGGCTCGACAAGCAGGAAACCCGCGACAAGCATGGCGACGAGCAGGTCCATATCTGGCGCCGCAGCTTCGACGTGCCGCCGCCGGTGTTGGAACCGGGCAGCAAGTATGACCTTTCATCCGACCCGCGCTATGCCGGGATCGACATCCCGCGCACCGAAAGCCTGAAACTGACGATCGAGCGCGTGCTGCCCTATTGGCAAAGCGACATCCTGCCGGTGCTCAGCCGCGGGGAAACGGTGATCATCTCCGCCCATGGCAATTCGCTGCGCGCGCTGGTGAAGCACCTCTCCGATATCTCGGATGAGGACATCACCGAGCTGGAGATTCCCACCGGCCAGCCGATCATCTATGACTTCGACAATGCGATGGTGCCGGGCGAACGGTACTATCTGAAAGACAGTTGA
- a CDS encoding dihydrofolate reductase yields MHDGLFLIYARAANGTIGRDGKLPWHLPADLRRFKALTIGKPMIMGRKTFESFPAPLPGRRHIVLTRARKWQAEGAEVAHSRAEALELAGEGEVAVIGGAEIYALFEPLAQRIELTEVHGEYDGDTHMPALDSATWREVTREYHAAEGGRPAYSFVTLERAA; encoded by the coding sequence ATGCATGACGGCCTGTTCCTGATCTATGCGCGCGCGGCCAATGGCACGATCGGCCGGGACGGCAAGCTGCCATGGCACCTGCCCGCCGATCTCAGGCGGTTCAAGGCGCTGACGATCGGCAAACCGATGATCATGGGGCGCAAGACCTTCGAGAGCTTCCCCGCGCCGCTCCCCGGGCGGCGCCATATCGTGCTGACCCGTGCGCGCAAGTGGCAGGCCGAGGGCGCGGAAGTGGCGCATTCTCGCGCCGAAGCGCTTGAACTGGCGGGCGAAGGCGAAGTGGCGGTGATCGGCGGCGCGGAAATCTATGCGCTGTTCGAACCGCTCGCGCAGCGGATCGAGCTGACCGAAGTCCATGGCGAATACGACGGCGACACGCATATGCCCGCGCTCGACAGCGCGACATGGCGTGAAGTTACGCGCGAGTATCACGCCGCCGAGGGCGGCCGCCCGGCCTATTCCTTCGTGACGCTGGAGCGTGCCGCATGA
- a CDS encoding SDR family oxidoreductase → MDLGLKGKKVIMNGGAHGLGLASLKLFAAEGADVAFFSRKEDKIAAAKEAIDAAGPGKVFAEVFDMASGGDAYKAWLEKAAGELGGCDIFIHTASASGTGGTGDWQACLDMDIMGAALGVEALTPHLEKSNSGSIVMMSSTAALETFIAPNPFNALKAALITYASQLSQAMAPKGIRVNTVSPGAIYYPGGNWEMIKDMMPQLYEGVLAKMPMGRFGNDEEVAKAIVFVASPAVPYMTGSNVVIDGGFTQRVQF, encoded by the coding sequence ATGGATCTCGGACTTAAGGGCAAGAAAGTCATCATGAACGGCGGGGCCCATGGCCTCGGCCTTGCCTCGCTCAAGCTGTTTGCGGCTGAAGGCGCAGACGTCGCTTTCTTCAGCCGCAAGGAAGACAAGATCGCGGCGGCGAAGGAAGCGATCGACGCGGCCGGACCGGGCAAGGTCTTTGCCGAAGTGTTCGACATGGCTTCGGGCGGCGATGCCTACAAGGCGTGGCTGGAAAAGGCCGCAGGCGAGCTGGGCGGGTGCGACATCTTCATCCACACCGCCAGCGCATCGGGCACCGGCGGCACCGGCGACTGGCAGGCCTGCCTCGACATGGATATCATGGGCGCGGCTTTGGGTGTCGAGGCGCTGACCCCGCACCTCGAAAAGTCCAATAGCGGCTCGATCGTCATGATGTCATCGACCGCAGCGCTCGAAACCTTCATCGCGCCTAATCCGTTCAACGCGCTCAAGGCGGCGCTGATCACCTATGCCTCGCAGCTCAGCCAGGCGATGGCGCCAAAGGGCATTCGCGTGAACACGGTTTCGCCCGGCGCGATCTATTATCCCGGCGGCAATTGGGAAATGATCAAGGACATGATGCCGCAGCTTTACGAAGGCGTGCTGGCCAAGATGCCGATGGGCCGGTTCGGCAATGACGAGGAAGTGGCGAAAGCGATCGTCTTCGTTGCCAGCCCGGCGGTGCCCTACATGACCGGGTCAAACGTCGTCATCGACGGCGGCTTTACCCAGCGTGTTCAATTCTAG
- a CDS encoding aromatic ring-hydroxylating dioxygenase subunit alpha codes for MNEIKDIAKEARCPGMSYTDMLEGDTRTPPDYLFEETVAEMGDDPISVEPYISEEFARLERERLWPNVWLFAAREDELPEPGDTVLFEINNKSFLITRQKDGSVKALYNVCLHRGRKLRTTSGNTTQFRCPFHGFTWKTDGSLKEIPCEWDFKHLEGKDMSLPEARVELWQGFVMITENHDLPDFKTWLGPAASHYEKYDFENRYTGMWVSRKIPANWKATAEAFMEAWHSITTHPQLLPFLGDANTRYDHIGDHFNRAITPSGVLSPHLAGKDQHYILEKMNQFSGGSDAETNRRFAASDEGADFDENDPLMARKVLADAGRKGFAQQYGYDYSDASDAEILDNFTYNIFPNFSPWIGYLPTLVYRWLPGETPDSCTMEIRLLFPTPKGEKRPRSVEKTVIPEDQPFAWAKDKMGEALAGVFDQDMANLPHVQTGMKAMKDGLMELGHYQDSRVRHFQTTLMKYINGELPARQ; via the coding sequence ATGAACGAGATCAAGGACATTGCGAAAGAAGCTCGCTGCCCAGGCATGAGCTACACCGACATGCTCGAAGGGGACACCCGCACCCCGCCCGATTACCTGTTCGAGGAAACCGTGGCGGAAATGGGCGATGACCCGATTTCGGTCGAACCTTATATCAGCGAGGAGTTCGCCCGGCTTGAGCGGGAGCGGCTGTGGCCGAATGTCTGGCTGTTTGCCGCGCGCGAAGACGAGCTGCCGGAACCCGGCGACACCGTGCTGTTCGAAATCAATAACAAGAGTTTCCTGATCACGCGGCAGAAGGACGGCAGCGTGAAGGCGCTCTACAATGTCTGCCTCCACCGCGGGCGCAAGCTGCGTACCACCAGCGGCAACACCACCCAGTTCCGCTGCCCGTTCCATGGCTTCACCTGGAAGACCGACGGGTCCTTGAAGGAAATTCCCTGCGAATGGGACTTCAAGCATCTGGAAGGCAAGGATATGAGCCTGCCCGAAGCGCGGGTCGAGCTGTGGCAGGGCTTCGTGATGATCACGGAGAACCACGACCTGCCCGATTTCAAGACCTGGCTGGGCCCGGCGGCGTCGCATTACGAGAAATACGATTTCGAAAACCGCTACACCGGCATGTGGGTGTCGCGCAAAATCCCGGCCAACTGGAAAGCCACGGCGGAGGCTTTCATGGAGGCGTGGCATTCGATCACCACGCACCCGCAATTGCTTCCGTTCCTGGGCGATGCCAACACCCGCTATGACCATATCGGCGATCACTTCAACCGCGCGATCACGCCGTCGGGCGTCCTTTCGCCGCATCTCGCGGGCAAGGACCAGCACTACATCCTCGAGAAAATGAACCAGTTTTCGGGCGGTTCGGACGCGGAGACCAATCGCCGCTTCGCCGCCAGTGACGAAGGCGCGGATTTCGACGAAAACGATCCGCTGATGGCGCGCAAGGTGCTGGCCGATGCCGGGCGCAAGGGCTTTGCCCAGCAATATGGCTATGACTATTCGGATGCGTCGGACGCCGAAATCCTCGACAATTTCACTTACAACATCTTCCCCAATTTCAGCCCGTGGATCGGTTACCTGCCGACGCTGGTCTATCGCTGGTTGCCCGGCGAAACGCCCGATTCCTGCACGATGGAGATCCGCCTGCTGTTCCCGACGCCCAAGGGCGAGAAGCGCCCGCGCAGCGTCGAGAAAACCGTGATCCCCGAAGACCAGCCGTTCGCCTGGGCGAAAGACAAAATGGGCGAAGCGCTGGCCGGCGTGTTCGATCAGGACATGGCCAATCTGCCGCATGTCCAGACCGGGATGAAGGCGATGAAGGACGGGCTGATGGAACTGGGCCATTACCAGGACAGCCGTGTGCGCCATTTCCAGACGACGCTGATGAAATATATCAACGGCGAATTGCCAGCCAGGCAGTGA